The DNA sequence GTGAGCTTGCTGAAAAAAATGGTGCAGAATTTATTGAATTGACTGGTGATAAGTTAACTCCATGGCAAAAAGCATTGGAGCCAATTGCTCAACAATGGATCGACGAAATGGAAAAGCAAGGGTATCCGGGGCAAAAGATCTATGACCGTGCTTTAGAGTTGAAAAAGGAACTCAAGTAATAGAGGTGTGATCCTTATGGAGAAAATCATTCATATGCTTAGCAAAGGGCTACATTATGTAGCCCAACTCATTCTTGCACTTATGATGTTTATGGTGACATTTGATGTACTTGGCCGCTGGCTTTTTCATCGCCCTATCAAAGGGACAGTCGATTTTACGGAGCTTGGGCTATGCATAGTCATATTTTTAGGTTTAGCTTATACACATTTGCAAAACGAGCATATTACTGTTGATTTTATAGTTGAAAAATTCCCGAAAAAAATTCAATGGATTTTTGAAAGTGTTATCAATCTATTAATTGCAGGATTAATGGTTCTGGTTGCATGGAGTTTATTAGAGAATTCACAACGGTTATTGAATTCAAATACTGTAACAGGAGATTTAGGTTTACCAGTGTATGTATTCGCCATCCTAGCTGCAATAGGGGCAGTTGTTTTTGCTTTAACCGCATTATTATATACCATTGATTATGCACAAAAGGTGGTAAAAGATCATGAGTCCTGAAATGATAGGATTAATAGGAATTGCAGTATTAATCATGTTATTTTTATTAAAGGTTCCAGTCGGAATTTCATTAATATTAGTTGGGCTAATAGGAACTAGTTTCATTAGGGGTTGGGATATTGCGTTTACACAGTTAGGAAGGACGCCATTTGATACAGCGAGTTCATATTCTTTAAGTGTTATTCCTTTATTTATTTTAATGGGAATGATCTTGTCTTATACCGGATTGGGAAGAGATCTATATAGTGCTGTAGATAGCTGGATTGGACATCTGCGCGGAGGATTAGCTATGGCTACAATAGGAACAGCCGCTATTTTTTCTGCCATCTCAGGTTCTTTAAATGCGACAACCGCTACAGTTGCGAAAATTACTCTGCCTGAAATGAAGAAATATAATTATAAACCAAGTTTATCAACAGCATGTGTAGCAGCAGGTGGGACATTAGGAATACTTATTCCACCAAGCGTGATTTTAATTTTATACGGCATTCTAACAAGGGAACCAATTGGTAAACTATTAATCGCAGGAATAATACCGGGAATTTTACAGATGCTCATTTTTATGCTAACAATCGCCATCCTAGTTAGGCGCGATTCTGCTTTGGCACCTGTAAGAGCGGAAAAAGCCGCTTTTTCTGAAAAATTAAATTCCTTAAAAAATGTATGGCCTTTTTTAGGTTTATTTCTTATTAGCATTGGTGGTATTTATTTAGGAGTATTCACACCAACAGAAGCAGCTGGAGTTGGTGCATTTGGCGCCCTGATTTTTGCTTTAATATCTAAAAAGCTGGATCTTCACAAGCTGAAGATGTCTTTTAATGAATCCGTTCGGTTAACAGCATATATTTTTTTAATATTAATTGGTGCTACTCTTTTTAGTCAATTTTTAACAATCACGAGAATTCCCGTTAAGCTTACAAGCTTTGTAGCCAACCTTGATTTAAATCCATATATTATTTTGATTCTCATTTTAATCGCATTGTTTATCTTAGGGTGTTTCGTAGAGGGTCTTTCCTTAATTGTTCTTACATTGCCAATCATTTACCCAATTATTACAGAGTTAGGTTTTAGTGGGATTTGGTTTGGCGTCATTATGGTTATGGCAATAAATATTGGTTCATTAACACCTCCTCTTGGCATAAGTGTTTATGTTATTAAAGGTGTGGCTTCGGATATTCCAATTCAGACAATTTTTAGAGGGGTTACACCTATGATCATGGCTATGGTTGCTTGTATAGCGTTACTTATTGCTTTCCCTCAGTTAGTCACCTTTTTGCCAAGCTTTATGAAATAAAAGTTGTTTGGCAATATCCATTCATTATCTTTAACTTTTGAACCGTATTTCTTATCATTAACTGAAATTGAAACTTGATTCCATACATGTGGATAACTAAAGGGTAGGTGCCAAGAGTTATCCACTTTTTATATCAAGTAAATTTACTGATCAAGAATGTTAAAATAATTCAAGATAAAGAACGACTTGCAAAGAACCAATAATATTTTTGGCTGTTTCGTAAACTTTGTTGCTTTTCGACTGTCCATGAACCGAACAAAGCACCTGGTCGGACAAATTACATTTGTCCGACTATGGCCTTTTGTTCGGTTCTCGTCACACTATAGTGTGACACAACAAGCGTGTCGCTTGCCTGGACAGTCGAAAAGATATGGCAAAGCAGCAATCTTTTAGAAAAGAGGAATATTTTAAAAATATTGAAAATTAAAGAATAGTTATTGAGTCTCCAGTTACTAGAGGGTTTATGATGAAAATATAAATAATCTAAAGGAAAGGAAGATGAGAGTGGCTAATAAAAACTTTGATATCGTTCGTTTGCATCATGTAGAAGTAACGGTAACAGATCTAGATAGGGCGCGCCATTTTTACTGTGAAGGCTTAGGATTTATTGAAACAGAATCAGACGAACAACATATTTATTTAAGGGCTATTGAAGACGCTAATCACCATTGTTTAATACTAACGAAAGGCGAGCAAGCAAGTTTAAAGCACATCGCTTATCGTGTAAGCGCTGACAAAGATTTGGATGAGTTAGACAAATTGTTTACAAGTTTAGGCATTAAAAAACGTTGGATTGCTCCTGGGGAGGAAAAAGGTCAAGGCCGTGCGTTACGTATCCAGGATCCAGGGGGAATACCTGTAGAATTCTTTTATGAAATGGATAAAGCTGAAAGAATGCTGCAAAAATACCATCTTCAAGGCAATGTAAAAATTAAACGAATTGACCATGCAAACTGTTTAATTACGAATATTGATGAACTTTACGATTGGTATAGCAACCACTTAGGATTTAAAACTTCTGAATATACTGTTAGAAAAGAAGGAGATCATGAAAATATTTGGGCCGCTTGGATGCATAGAAAACCTAGCGTTCATGATTTAGCGCTTATTAGTGAAACTGGTCCGCGATATCATCATACTGGATTTTGGATGGATGATGCTAAATCGATTTTAGATGCATGTGATCATCTTGCTTCTTTAGGATATTATTCAAATATTGAACGTTCTCCAGGAAGACATGGTACCTCCAATGCTTTCTTTGTTTATTTAAGAGATCCTGATGGAAACCGTATTGAATTATATACAGGAGATTATTTCACGAATGATCCGGACTGGGAACCAATTAAATGGGATCTTGACGACCCGCAGCGCGCAACGTTTTGGGGAGCATTGCCACCTGAAAGCTGGAGAAATGAAGCAGTACCAGTTGAAGATATTTTTACAGGTGAGTTGCTTCCAATTGTTTCGTTCCGAAAAAAAGAGAAGATTTAAAAATCCTGCTCTACCTTAAAAGTTCTTCCATAAAGCCAAGCTCCTTATTGATAGGTCATGAAGGCGCTTGGCTCTATTTTGTATGATTGTAAATTTGTGTAAAATAATAGAATACAAAGTTTAGAATAGTTTTCATCAAACAATATGGAGGCGAAGGTTGGTGGAAAATAAGTTTTCGATAGGTCAAATGTCAAAACTCCACAATGTTTCTGTAAAAACATTGCGGTATTATGATGAAATTGATTTATTTAATCCGATTCAAGTGGATCCGGAAAACGGGTATCGCTATTATTCCATTGAGCAATTTAAATTATTGGATATTATTAACTATCTAAAAATGTTAGGCGTTCCGCTTAAAGAAATAAAAAAACAAATTTCTAACCGTGATATCGATGATTTTTTACAAACATTGTGCAATCATAAGGAAATAATGGAAAATAAAATAAAAGAATTAGAAATCTCAAAGAAAAAATTAGAGGCAAGAATTAAAGAGTTTGAAGAAGCGAAAAATTTAACCAATATAGGTTCACCATATGTTAAAACGATAGATGAGAGAACCATTATCCAAATACGAGAAAAGATTCGTTCATTTTACGACTTGGAACTTTCTGTAAGAAAATTAAAAAAGCAATCCTATCAATTTGCTTCCATATTTATTGGAAAAGTGGGATTTACACTTTCAGAAGATCATTTTAAAAGAAAAAGCTTTTTTGATTATAGTTCGATTTTCCTCATCTTAGAAGAGGTAGAAAAAGGGCAAATTTACGGTGCACATCATATGGTAACAACTCTTCCAAAAGGGGACTATGCCTGTATTTATTTTCGTGGTGGACATCTTACCGCACCAACATATGTTCAATTGCTTCATGACTATATACAACAAAAGAATTATCAAATAAAAGGAGACTTTATTATCCGAACAATTTTTGACCAATTTATCACTAAAAATGAAGAGGAGTATTTATCTGAAATACAAGTGCAAATCGAAGCATAAAAAAAAAGCAGAAGTAGCCTTTTTGCATGATCGAAAGCACTGAAAATCCAAAGTCTCCTTCCACCATTGAAAGGAGACTCAAGTGGTTCTAGCACTTTACATTTTCCCTTTTTCGTTTAATAAATATCTTAGCTTACGATTCGAAATATTTAAATCCTCTGCTGTTTGCTTACGGTTTCCGGCGTGTTTTTTTAAGGCTTTCAAAACGAATAATCGTCCGATTTGTTTTTCTAAATTTTTTACGGAAGCTAATACTTTTTCTAAGTCAATGTGATCTTGCTCTTTCCAAAAAGATAATATTTGATTGGTCCATTCTGTTAAATATGCTTCTAAATCATCATTCACAAGATTCCATTCATTTTTCTGGGAATCTGAATTTGATTTCAATTTATCGGGTAAATATTTTGGAGTAATCGTGTTGGTCTCCCCATCTGCTAAGGTCACAGCTCTTTTGACGATGTTAAATAATTCTCTTACATTTCCTGGCCATGAATAGCTTTTCATAAGTTTAATGCTTTCATTTGAAAAGGCTAGGTGAGAAGCGCCTAGTTTTTTTAAAAAATGATCAAGATATAGTGGTAAATCTTCCATTCTTTTTCTCAGCGGGGGAATGCTTAATTTTACGACATCTAAACGATATAATAGATCCTCTCGAAACGTTTTTTCTTGTACAGCTTGGGCTAAATTTTTATTTGTTGCTGCAATAATGCGTGTATTCGTTTTGCGGATTGATTCGCCGCCTACTCTAATATATTCCCCGGTTTCTAATACTCTTAATAGCTGTACTTGAATTGCTTGGCTCGCTTCACCAATTTCATCTAAAAATAACGTTCCATTATTCGCTACTTCGAAAATTCCTTTTTTCTGTTTAATAGCTCCTGTAAAAGCACCTTTTTCATGTCCAAATAATTCACTTTCTAATAAAGTCTCTGAAACAGCTCCACAATTGATACGAATAAAAGGCTGATCGTATCTTAAGCTCATATGGTGAATAAAATGGGCAAGCACTTCTTTTCCTGTTCCCGTTTCTCCTTCAATTAACACGTTAATATTTTTTTTAGCAATTTTCCTAGCTAGCTTCACTAGTTCATTCATCCCTTGATTGTTTCCAATAATAAACCCTAGCGTATCAGCTAATTTATCAACGTCCGTTTGGGATGAAGCTTCCTCGTCGCTTAATAAATTTTCCAATGTTTGTTCCAATTGCGTAATATCATCAAAAGGCTTTTCAATATAATCGCTCGCCCCATTTTTAATAGCTTCTACGGCTGTCTTCACTGTACTATATCCCGTCATAATCACAACTTTGCAAAGAGGGTGTGTTGCTTTTAATTGTTTCAGCAATTCGAGGCCATTTGTATCGGGAAGCTTTACATCAATTAAGGCTAAATCAAACAAGTCTTGTTGAATGAATTTTTTAAAGTCCTCTCCATTTAATCCCACTTTTACAGTGTATCCCTTTTCTTCTAAAAGATGGCGGAAAAAGTTTCCGACCTCTTTCTCGTCATCGATAATGAGTATATTTTTCAAAGATCATGACCTCCCTTTCTTTTCATTGTTTTGCTGGGAGTTTTAATATAAATTCACTGCCTTCCCCATATTGGCTATTTACGTGAATGGTCCCTCCATGTGTTTCCGCAATTCCTAAACTAACGGACAAACCTAGTCCCGTTCCTTTACCGGGTCGTTTTGTTGTATAAAAAGGGTTAAATATTTCTTGAAGAAATTGCTTTTGTATTCCGATTCCATTATCTTTGACAGAAAGGCATACCCACTTTTGATCATTTTCGATCATTTCTTTTGTTTCGATTTTGATTACTTTTCGTTCTATACCTTTTTCCTCAAGAGCATCTTTTGCATTGATTAATAAATTTAAAATGATTTGTCCAATTTGTTGAATATTTCCTAAAATAGGATTGGTCGATTCGTTCAGTTCTTTTTCAATGATAATTTGTTGATGCTGAATTTGATCCCCGATAATCCCTAATACTTGTTCGACTGCTTCATTGATCGAACATTCTTCAAATAAATATTCATCTTGTCGTGAGAAGGTTAGCAAGTTTTGAATAATCGATTTACACCGTTTTCCGCATGAGTAAATGTCGGTTAAAAGTTTGTAAGAACTATGATCCTCTCGAACGGTTCTTAATAATAGCTGGGAGTTTCCAAGAATGGCAGTCAATGGATTATTTAATTCATGGGCAACTCCAGCTGCCATTTCGCCAATTGCGGCTAGTTTAGCAGACTGAACTAATTGCGCCTCCATTTTTCGTTTTTCTGAAATATCATTAATATAAATAATATAAGCGTAAGCTTCTTGATTTCTATTGACGATTGGAAAGGAGCGGAACTCGTAAACATAGTTTTCAATATGAATTTCTTGATAAATATTTTGGTTGATCGAAAGATACTTTTCTTGAAAGGACTTTTTATCCTCTATCCTTAATAAGTCTTGTATATTTTGATCAATGAAATCCGATTGAAAATATTCTTTTGCGGCATCATTTGATCTCAATATATTTCCTTCTAAATCTGTAATAAATATCATATCAGATACAGCCCGAAACGTTTCTTCCCATTCTTTTTGATTTGTCAGGACTTTATGATAAAGGCGGGCATTTTCAATACATACAGCGATTTGATCAGATAGCTGCTGAAAAAAAGAGAGATCTGAATCATCAAAATTATTGACTTTATTACTTCCTATACTTAAGACACCTATTTTTACTTCTTTGCTTACGAGTGGGATGACTAAAGCACTTTGAATGCCTAAGGATTGATAGCCCTTTTTCTCTACATAAAAAGGATTGTCTTCCTTCATTTGAAAAAAAATTTTCTTAAGCGATTGAATTGCTTGCCAATACAAAGAATTTTGCTTCGGGAAAACAAAGCCAATGGGATAATATAATGAATGTAAAGGGTAAACATTGGATAATGTCAGCATATCATTTTCATACAAAGATAGGCTGATTCGTTCGAGTGGGAAAAAGCTTTTCAGCTTTTCAAAAATATTTTTCAGCATTTCATCCATCGACATGTCGATATTAAAGCTCCGATTGACCTCGTTGATGACTTCTAATTGCATGTTTTTCTTTTTGAGTTCCCTTACCATGATTTTCATTTCATTGTAGTAGCTTTTTTTCGATGACTGGACACCTGTTAATTTATTGATCATTTGTTGCCGTTCTTGTAATAACACTTTTACCAAGCCTTTCTAAATAATTCTTCAATTGTTTCAACTGTTACATCTCTAGGGTTTGTAATCATACATGCATCGTTTAAAGCAGAAATGCTCATCTGCGGAATCTCTTCTTTTTTGACATCAATTTCCGATAATTTTGTTGGTGCACCAACATCATGAATGAGCTGCTTAACAAATTCAATCGCTGTTTTTCCCGCTTCCATATGAGACATATCACAAGCTTTTACTCCTAGCTGGTAAGCAATATCTGCAAATTTTGGCGGATTGGCTATTAAGTTAAATTCCATCACATGTGGTAGCAAAATTGAATTGACATCACCATGCAAAATCGGGTATCTGCCACCTACAGCATGAGACATAGCATGCACAGCTCCTAAAATAGCATTGGAAAAAGCGATTCCTGCCTGCAGGCTTGCCATGGCCATATTTGTTTTCGCTTCTTTATTTAATTTAGATGCTACGGAAGGCCGTAAATTGTTGGCCACAAGCGCGATGGAGTTTCTCGCATACACATCTGTTAAAGGGGTAGCAGCTAAGCTAATATAAGATTCGATCCCATGTGTTAAAACATCGATTCCGGTGGAAGCTGTTAAGTGTGCACTTTTCGTGACAAGTGTTTCGGGATCAATAATAGCAATATCTGGTATTAATGATTTAGAAATGATCGTCATTTTTTTCTTCTGCTCTGTATTTAAAATAATGGAAAATTGCGACACTTCAGAACCTGATCCGGCTGTGGTCGGAATCATCACTTGCGGTGGCAGGGGATGGGTAATTTTATCGACTCCTTCATAATCGTGAATGTTACCGCCATTTGTCGCAAGCAAGGCAATCGCCTTAGCGGCATCAATGGCGCTTCCCCCTCCAATGCCAATCACGGCATCACACTCTTTTTGTAAATATAAATCTCTCCCTTTATCGACCTCAATATCTTTTGGGTTCACCGTAATATCGATAAAGGTTTCGTATTTTAAACCTGCTTTTTCACAGCTTTTCATGACGGCCTCAAGCCATCCTGCTTCCGATATGCCTTGATCACTGACAATCAACACATTAGATGCTCCCAGCCTTAAACAACTATTCCCGACTTGATCAATGGCCCCATTTCCAAAAATAATTTCCGGCATAATAAATTTATGGATGTTCATCATTCCATCAAATCCTTTTAGGCGTGTTGATTAACCAATAATAACCAGTTAAGATAGCTCTATTTCTAGCTTTTCTGCCGAAGTCGGCAAGCGATTCGCTTGCCGACTGGGCATGCTATACGCATGCCCTTACCGAACAATAACATCAGCGGCCAAATGAATTTGTCCACTGGCATTCTTGTTCGAGGGATGTGGCAGAAAAGCTTGTGTTCAGCCATACGATTCTGTATGTTTAAGTAAAATAATGGATAATCAACACTTGTGAAATCCTTTTTTCTTTCATTATTCTATGTAAAAAAAAGAAAATCCTTTAAATAAAAAAGGTAAGCAACTAGCTTGCTTACCTTACAGAGAATGGAAAAGTAAACGAGATGGAAATGATTAATTAATAGCGACCCAAACGCTTTTTACTTCTGTATAGTTATCTAAAGCGTAGGATCCCATTTCTCTTCCTATTCCTGATTCTTTATATCCACCAAATGGGCTAGCTGCGTCAAAAACGTTGTAGCAGTTCACCCAAACTGTTCCGGCACGGAGGTTGTTCGCAATGTAGTGAGCCTTGGCTACGTCGCGCGTCCAAACACCAGCGGCCAATCCATAATTGGAATTATTGGCCCGCTCAATTAATTCATCCAAATCTTCATATGGTAGAGCAGCAATAACAGGTCCAAATATTTCCTCTCGGGAAAACTTTTCTACTTTTTCTTTTAATGGGGCTTGAACTGTGCTCATCTTGTTCCCTCCTTCAAGTTTAAGACGATGCGGCCGTTAATTTGGCCTTTTTCCATTCGATGAAATACATCATTAATGTCTTCTAATGCAGCTGTTTCAACAATAGGGCGAACCTTTCCGCGCGCAGCAAAGTCTAAGGCTTCTTGCATATCTTTTCTAGTTCCGACGATGGATCCTTTTACAGTAACCCCATTTAACACCGTATTAAAGATTGGAATTGGTAAATCATCATGTGGAAGTCCAACCACCACTAGGCATCCTCCGCGTTTAACAGATTGATAGGCTTGTTCAAATGCTTTTTTCGTTACGGCCACACTGATAGCTGCCTGTACGCCACCCACTTGCTCGTGAATTGCCTGTACAGGATCTTCTTTTAAACCATTAATCGTAATGTCAGCACCTAATTTTTTGGCTAGTTCCGATTTTTCGTCACTAATGTCAACAGCAACAACATTTAACCCCATCGCTTTTGCGTATTGTAAGGCAATATGGCCGAGCCCCCCAATACCGTAAATGGCCACCCATTCACCAGGTTTTGCCCCAGAAACTTTTAATGCTTTATATGTCGTAACACCTGCACAAAGGATTGGTGCAACTTCAACAGGATCTAAATTGTCAGGGATTCTCGCAACATAGTTAGCAGGTGCTTTACAATATTCGGCATAGCCGCCATCGACAGAATATCCGCCATTTAATTGATGTGGGCAAAGCGTTTCTTGACCAGTTAAACAATATTCACATTCACCACATGCAGAATATAACCAAGGAATGCCGACACGATCTCCAACTTTAATCGATTTAACCCCTTTGCCAACCTCTACGACAATTCCGACACCTTCATGGCCTGGAATTAAAGGCAGCTTTGGTTTGACTGGCCAATCACCATGTGCGGCGTGCAAATCTGTATGGCAAACACCACACGCCTCA is a window from the Bacillus alveayuensis genome containing:
- a CDS encoding 1,3-propanediol dehydrogenase (product_source=KO:K00086; cath_funfam=1.20.1090.10,3.40.50.1970; cog=COG1454; ko=KO:K00086; pfam=PF00465; superfamily=56796), whose protein sequence is MMNIHKFIMPEIIFGNGAIDQVGNSCLRLGASNVLIVSDQGISEAGWLEAVMKSCEKAGLKYETFIDITVNPKDIEVDKGRDLYLQKECDAVIGIGGGSAIDAAKAIALLATNGGNIHDYEGVDKITHPLPPQVMIPTTAGSGSEVSQFSIILNTEQKKKMTIISKSLIPDIAIIDPETLVTKSAHLTASTGIDVLTHGIESYISLAATPLTDVYARNSIALVANNLRPSVASKLNKEAKTNMAMASLQAGIAFSNAILGAVHAMSHAVGGRYPILHGDVNSILLPHVMEFNLIANPPKFADIAYQLGVKACDMSHMEAGKTAIEFVKQLIHDVGAPTKLSEIDVKKEEIPQMSISALNDACMITNPRDVTVETIEELFRKAW
- a CDS encoding 3,4-dihydroxyphenylacetate 2,3-dioxygenase (product_source=TIGR02295; cath_funfam=3.10.180.10,4.10.1270.10; cog=COG0346; pfam=PF00903; superfamily=54593; tigrfam=TIGR02295), producing MANKNFDIVRLHHVEVTVTDLDRARHFYCEGLGFIETESDEQHIYLRAIEDANHHCLILTKGEQASLKHIAYRVSADKDLDELDKLFTSLGIKKRWIAPGEEKGQGRALRIQDPGGIPVEFFYEMDKAERMLQKYHLQGNVKIKRIDHANCLITNIDELYDWYSNHLGFKTSEYTVRKEGDHENIWAAWMHRKPSVHDLALISETGPRYHHTGFWMDDAKSILDACDHLASLGYYSNIERSPGRHGTSNAFFVYLRDPDGNRIELYTGDYFTNDPDWEPIKWDLDDPQRATFWGALPPESWRNEAVPVEDIFTGELLPIVSFRKKEKI
- a CDS encoding propanol-preferring alcohol dehydrogenase (product_source=KO:K13953; cath_funfam=3.40.50.720,3.90.180.10; cog=COG1064; ko=KO:K13953; pfam=PF00107,PF08240; superfamily=50129,51735), translated to MKAAVVNEFKKELEIKEVEKPTLEEGEVLVQIEACGVCHTDLHAAHGDWPVKPKLPLIPGHEGVGIVVEVGKGVKSIKVGDRVGIPWLYSACGECEYCLTGQETLCPHQLNGGYSVDGGYAEYCKAPANYVARIPDNLDPVEVAPILCAGVTTYKALKVSGAKPGEWVAIYGIGGLGHIALQYAKAMGLNVVAVDISDEKSELAKKLGADITINGLKEDPVQAIHEQVGGVQAAISVAVTKKAFEQAYQSVKRGGCLVVVGLPHDDLPIPIFNTVLNGVTVKGSIVGTRKDMQEALDFAARGKVRPIVETAALEDINDVFHRMEKGQINGRIVLNLKEGTR
- a CDS encoding two-component system NtrC family response regulator (product_source=KO:K02481; cath_funfam=1.10.10.60,1.10.8.60,3.40.50.2300,3.40.50.300; cog=COG2204; ko=KO:K02481; pfam=PF00072,PF00158; smart=SM00382,SM00448; superfamily=46689,52172,52540); the protein is MKNILIIDDEKEVGNFFRHLLEEKGYTVKVGLNGEDFKKFIQQDLFDLALIDVKLPDTNGLELLKQLKATHPLCKVVIMTGYSTVKTAVEAIKNGASDYIEKPFDDITQLEQTLENLLSDEEASSQTDVDKLADTLGFIIGNNQGMNELVKLARKIAKKNINVLIEGETGTGKEVLAHFIHHMSLRYDQPFIRINCGAVSETLLESELFGHEKGAFTGAIKQKKGIFEVANNGTLFLDEIGEASQAIQVQLLRVLETGEYIRVGGESIRKTNTRIIAATNKNLAQAVQEKTFREDLLYRLDVVKLSIPPLRKRMEDLPLYLDHFLKKLGASHLAFSNESIKLMKSYSWPGNVRELFNIVKRAVTLADGETNTITPKYLPDKLKSNSDSQKNEWNLVNDDLEAYLTEWTNQILSFWKEQDHIDLEKVLASVKNLEKQIGRLFVLKALKKHAGNRKQTAEDLNISNRKLRYLLNEKGKM
- a CDS encoding DNA-binding transcriptional MerR regulator (product_source=COG0789; cath_funfam=1.10.1660.10; cog=COG0789; pfam=PF13411; smart=SM00422,SM00871; superfamily=46955,55136) is translated as MENKFSIGQMSKLHNVSVKTLRYYDEIDLFNPIQVDPENGYRYYSIEQFKLLDIINYLKMLGVPLKEIKKQISNRDIDDFLQTLCNHKEIMENKIKELEISKKKLEARIKEFEEAKNLTNIGSPYVKTIDERTIIQIREKIRSFYDLELSVRKLKKQSYQFASIFIGKVGFTLSEDHFKRKSFFDYSSIFLILEEVEKGQIYGAHHMVTTLPKGDYACIYFRGGHLTAPTYVQLLHDYIQQKNYQIKGDFIIRTIFDQFITKNEEEYLSEIQVQIEA
- a CDS encoding acyl-CoA reductase-like NAD-dependent aldehyde dehydrogenase (product_source=COG1012; cath_funfam=3.40.309.10; cog=COG1012; pfam=PF00171; superfamily=53720), coding for MSTVQAPLKEKVEKFSREEIFGPVIAALPYEDLDELIERANNSNYGLAAGVWTRDVAKAHYIANNLRAGTVWVNCYNVFDAASPFGGYKESGIGREMGSYALDNYTEVKSVWVAIN
- a CDS encoding tripartite ATP-independent transporter DctM subunit (product_source=TIGR00786; cog=COG1593; pfam=PF06808; tigrfam=TIGR00786; transmembrane_helix_parts=Outside_1_4,TMhelix_5_39,Inside_40_59,TMhelix_60_82,Outside_83_96,TMhelix_97_119,Inside_120_139,TMhelix_140_162,Outside_163_176,TMhelix_177_199,Inside_200_224,TMhelix_225_244,Outside_245_248,TMhelix_249_264,Inside_265_284,TMhelix_285_307,Outside_308_321,TMhelix_322_344,Inside_345_350,TMhelix_351_373,Outside_374_406,TMhelix_407_429,Inside_430_434), with translation MSPEMIGLIGIAVLIMLFLLKVPVGISLILVGLIGTSFIRGWDIAFTQLGRTPFDTASSYSLSVIPLFILMGMILSYTGLGRDLYSAVDSWIGHLRGGLAMATIGTAAIFSAISGSLNATTATVAKITLPEMKKYNYKPSLSTACVAAGGTLGILIPPSVILILYGILTREPIGKLLIAGIIPGILQMLIFMLTIAILVRRDSALAPVRAEKAAFSEKLNSLKNVWPFLGLFLISIGGIYLGVFTPTEAAGVGAFGALIFALISKKLDLHKLKMSFNESVRLTAYIFLILIGATLFSQFLTITRIPVKLTSFVANLDLNPYIILILILIALFILGCFVEGLSLIVLTLPIIYPIITELGFSGIWFGVIMVMAINIGSLTPPLGISVYVIKGVASDIPIQTIFRGVTPMIMAMVACIALLIAFPQLVTFLPSFMK
- a CDS encoding TRAP-type C4-dicarboxylate transport system permease small subunit (product_source=COG3090; cog=COG3090; pfam=PF04290; superfamily=103473; transmembrane_helix_parts=Inside_1_10,TMhelix_11_33,Outside_34_42,TMhelix_43_65,Inside_66_84,TMhelix_85_107,Outside_108_126,TMhelix_127_149,Inside_150_162) — translated: MEKIIHMLSKGLHYVAQLILALMMFMVTFDVLGRWLFHRPIKGTVDFTELGLCIVIFLGLAYTHLQNEHITVDFIVEKFPKKIQWIFESVINLLIAGLMVLVAWSLLENSQRLLNSNTVTGDLGLPVYVFAILAAIGAVVFALTALLYTIDYAQKVVKDHES
- a CDS encoding two-component system NtrC family sensor kinase (product_source=KO:K02482; cath_funfam=1.10.287.130,3.30.450.20,3.30.565.10; cog=COG0642; ko=KO:K02482; pfam=PF00512,PF02518,PF13426,PF13492; smart=SM00065,SM00091,SM00387,SM00388; superfamily=55781,55785,55874; tigrfam=TIGR00229), with the translated sequence MLLQERQQMINKLTGVQSSKKSYYNEMKIMVRELKKKNMQLEVINEVNRSFNIDMSMDEMLKNIFEKLKSFFPLERISLSLYENDMLTLSNVYPLHSLYYPIGFVFPKQNSLYWQAIQSLKKIFFQMKEDNPFYVEKKGYQSLGIQSALVIPLVSKEVKIGVLSIGSNKVNNFDDSDLSFFQQLSDQIAVCIENARLYHKVLTNQKEWEETFRAVSDMIFITDLEGNILRSNDAAKEYFQSDFIDQNIQDLLRIEDKKSFQEKYLSINQNIYQEIHIENYVYEFRSFPIVNRNQEAYAYIIYINDISEKRKMEAQLVQSAKLAAIGEMAAGVAHELNNPLTAILGNSQLLLRTVREDHSSYKLLTDIYSCGKRCKSIIQNLLTFSRQDEYLFEECSINEAVEQVLGIIGDQIQHQQIIIEKELNESTNPILGNIQQIGQIILNLLINAKDALEEKGIERKVIKIETKEMIENDQKWVCLSVKDNGIGIQKQFLQEIFNPFYTTKRPGKGTGLGLSVSLGIAETHGGTIHVNSQYGEGSEFILKLPAKQ